The following proteins are encoded in a genomic region of Gimesia sp.:
- the tal gene encoding transaldolase has translation MPATQQLHDLGQSLWIDNITRDMLKEGTLQQYIEELSLTGLTSNPTIFQKAIKSSKLYDDSILELRNQGREGEQLFFELALQDIQEAADLFRPVWERTAGVDGWVSLEVSPTLAYDTAGTIASAQDLHERADRSNVLIKIPGTTEGLPAIEESIFAGIPVNVTLLFSPEHYVAAAEAYLRGIERRIEAGLNPVVGSVASLFISRWDRAVVDQVPENLHNRLGIAIGQQCYKAYKELMNSPRWQRIFNCGAQMQRLLWASTGAKDPNASDVLYITSLASPFTVNTMPEETLHAFADHGETGELLEDDGGESGSLLGEFTSAGVDCDALAAKLQKDGAESFVDSWKDLLEQLASKSASLTN, from the coding sequence ATGCCAGCCACGCAACAACTTCACGATCTGGGGCAAAGTCTCTGGATTGATAATATTACCCGGGACATGCTGAAAGAGGGCACGCTCCAGCAATACATCGAAGAGCTTTCACTCACAGGTCTGACTTCCAATCCCACGATCTTCCAGAAAGCCATCAAGAGCAGCAAACTCTACGACGATTCCATCCTGGAACTGCGAAACCAGGGACGGGAAGGCGAACAGCTCTTTTTCGAACTGGCACTGCAGGATATCCAGGAAGCCGCCGATTTATTTCGACCGGTCTGGGAACGAACCGCGGGGGTCGACGGCTGGGTCTCACTCGAAGTCTCACCCACCCTGGCTTACGATACCGCAGGCACAATCGCTTCTGCCCAGGATCTGCATGAACGTGCGGACCGGTCGAATGTCCTGATCAAAATTCCGGGGACGACAGAAGGTTTGCCCGCCATTGAAGAATCGATCTTCGCCGGCATTCCCGTGAATGTCACGCTGCTCTTTTCTCCCGAACACTACGTGGCTGCTGCAGAAGCCTACCTGCGTGGTATTGAACGCCGCATCGAAGCGGGACTGAATCCGGTCGTGGGCTCGGTCGCTTCCCTGTTTATCAGTCGCTGGGACCGCGCTGTCGTTGATCAGGTTCCCGAAAACCTGCATAACCGCCTGGGTATCGCCATCGGTCAGCAGTGTTACAAAGCCTATAAAGAGCTGATGAATTCACCCCGCTGGCAGCGGATCTTCAACTGTGGTGCGCAGATGCAGCGCCTGCTCTGGGCCAGTACCGGGGCGAAAGATCCCAACGCTTCTGACGTTCTTTATATCACATCACTGGCCTCCCCCTTCACCGTGAATACGATGCCCGAAGAAACGCTGCACGCGTTTGCCGATCACGGCGAGACCGGAGAACTGCTGGAAGACGACGGCGGCGAAAGCGGCTCCCTGTTAGGTGAGTTCACCAGTGCAGGCGTCGACTGTGATGCACTCGCTGCAAAACTGCAGAAAGATGGTGCCGAGTCGTTCGTCGATTCCTGGAAAGATCTACTCGAGCAGCTGGCCTCCAAGAGTGCTTCGCTGACCAACTGA
- a CDS encoding cation diffusion facilitator family transporter: MTQATEHEPAGEDHAGHSHGLTHADSLRGVSSSRLIWAIVLNQLLTVGQVVAGIYSGSVALLSDAAHNFNDANALLIAYIARRISQKEANERFTFGYRRAEMIGALINLTLLAIVGLYLVYEGISRFFEPEHVMGSVMAYTAILALVVDVGSALLLWSMSKGSLNVRAAFFHNIVDALSSIAVLVGAAAIIWFGWNWVDPLITVLISGYILWEVYKMLPQAMRMLMEGTPADFDIPALVERVEALADIEEIHHLHLWELDEEHTALEAHVVIRKQNAEQMEIIKQQIKELLVHEFQIEHSTLEFEFADAAENQCHDTRVIPEH; encoded by the coding sequence ATGACTCAAGCAACAGAACACGAACCTGCCGGCGAGGACCACGCCGGTCACTCACATGGCCTGACACATGCGGATTCCCTGCGGGGTGTGAGCAGTTCGCGGCTGATCTGGGCGATCGTCCTGAATCAGTTGCTGACGGTCGGGCAGGTGGTCGCGGGAATTTATTCGGGCAGTGTGGCGCTGCTGTCTGATGCTGCTCACAATTTCAATGATGCCAACGCGCTGTTGATTGCCTACATTGCGCGACGGATTTCCCAAAAGGAAGCCAATGAACGGTTCACCTTTGGTTATCGCCGGGCTGAGATGATTGGTGCTTTGATCAATCTGACGCTGCTGGCGATTGTAGGCCTGTACCTGGTTTATGAAGGGATTTCCCGGTTTTTCGAACCAGAGCACGTCATGGGTTCGGTGATGGCCTATACCGCGATTCTGGCCCTGGTGGTCGATGTCGGATCGGCACTACTGTTGTGGTCGATGAGCAAGGGGTCTTTAAATGTCCGGGCCGCTTTTTTTCATAACATTGTCGACGCGTTGAGCAGTATCGCGGTCCTGGTGGGTGCAGCGGCGATTATCTGGTTCGGCTGGAACTGGGTCGATCCGCTGATTACCGTACTGATCTCGGGTTATATTCTCTGGGAAGTCTATAAGATGCTCCCGCAGGCGATGCGGATGCTGATGGAAGGAACCCCCGCTGACTTCGATATTCCGGCCCTGGTCGAACGCGTCGAAGCTCTTGCCGACATCGAAGAGATCCATCATCTGCACCTGTGGGAACTGGATGAAGAGCACACAGCGCTGGAGGCACACGTGGTCATCCGAAAACAGAATGCAGAGCAGATGGAGATCATCAAGCAGCAGATCAAGGAATTACTGGTACACGAATTTCAGATTGAACACTCGACACTGGAATTCGAATTCGCTGACGCAGCAGAAAACCAGTGCCACGATACGCGGGTGATTCCCGAGCACTGA
- the malQ gene encoding 4-alpha-glucanotransferase, which produces MTADDEITGHASPVLQKRGAGLLLHATSLPGPYGIGDLGAAARDWIDLLARAGQSWWQLLPLSAIGYGDSPYQPISSFAGNWLLISPEDLLAVGLVHDNELEVPDFSTDHVDYPAVRAFKQRLLQTVSAKFHSWASEELRQDFARFSEQEQHWLEEYTLFQALSDRYQGASYLTWPAELVHREEAALAEARRQLTPKIEQIRLAQYLVYRQAERLKEYAHEQGIQLIGDLPFFVSPDSCDAWANPELFLLDEQFRPKYVAGVPPDYFSAEGQLWGNPVFDWEALRATGYQWNINRIRALLQHVDLIRLDHFRGFAAAWHVPAGAPSALTGEWVTGPGSDFFNVVQRELGSLPFIAEDLGVITDDVNELRDRFQLPGTRVLQFAFDGDPANPYLPQNFNQNSVVYTGTHDNNTTRGWFRSLSAEERLPIYQLLQRAEVSETEIAPLFLEQAWSSVAMLSIAPLQDLLNLDEEARMNTPGTCEGNWGWRCTTDMLSDSAFQSLRKLTTMENRFTETQRE; this is translated from the coding sequence ATGACCGCCGATGATGAGATTACAGGCCATGCTTCCCCCGTACTACAGAAACGCGGTGCCGGCCTGCTGCTGCATGCGACATCCTTACCCGGTCCGTATGGTATCGGCGATCTGGGAGCCGCGGCCCGTGACTGGATCGACCTGCTCGCCCGGGCAGGACAGTCCTGGTGGCAGTTGCTCCCCCTGTCGGCAATCGGCTACGGAGATTCACCCTACCAGCCCATCTCCTCTTTCGCCGGCAACTGGCTGTTGATCAGCCCTGAAGATCTCCTCGCGGTGGGGCTTGTTCATGATAATGAACTAGAGGTTCCCGATTTCTCAACCGACCATGTCGATTATCCAGCAGTCCGAGCATTCAAACAGCGGTTGCTACAGACGGTCTCTGCGAAATTTCATTCCTGGGCCAGTGAGGAACTGCGCCAGGACTTCGCACGGTTCTCGGAACAGGAACAACACTGGTTGGAAGAATACACCCTGTTCCAGGCGCTCTCAGATCGCTATCAGGGAGCCAGTTACCTCACCTGGCCTGCAGAACTGGTCCACCGGGAAGAGGCTGCCCTGGCTGAAGCGCGTCGACAACTGACCCCGAAAATCGAACAGATCCGCCTGGCCCAGTATCTGGTGTACCGTCAGGCGGAGCGACTCAAAGAGTATGCGCACGAGCAGGGCATTCAGCTTATCGGCGATCTCCCCTTTTTTGTCTCCCCCGATTCCTGTGATGCCTGGGCAAATCCGGAACTGTTCCTGCTGGATGAACAGTTCCGGCCGAAGTACGTCGCGGGCGTCCCTCCCGATTACTTCAGTGCCGAGGGGCAGCTCTGGGGCAACCCAGTCTTTGACTGGGAGGCACTCCGAGCGACCGGCTATCAGTGGAACATCAATCGCATCCGCGCACTCCTGCAGCATGTGGACCTCATCCGCCTTGATCATTTCCGGGGCTTCGCTGCCGCCTGGCACGTCCCCGCTGGCGCACCAAGTGCGCTTACTGGAGAATGGGTGACCGGACCGGGCAGTGACTTCTTTAATGTCGTACAGAGGGAACTGGGCTCACTCCCCTTTATCGCTGAGGATCTGGGAGTCATCACCGACGACGTCAACGAACTCCGCGACCGTTTCCAGTTGCCGGGAACCCGGGTTCTGCAGTTTGCCTTCGACGGGGATCCCGCGAATCCTTATCTGCCTCAGAATTTTAATCAGAATTCCGTCGTCTATACGGGCACGCACGATAACAACACCACCCGTGGCTGGTTCCGCAGTCTGTCTGCAGAGGAACGACTGCCGATTTATCAGCTTCTGCAACGTGCGGAAGTATCCGAGACAGAAATCGCACCGCTCTTCCTGGAACAGGCCTGGTCCTCCGTGGCAATGTTATCGATCGCCCCCCTGCAGGATCTGCTGAATCTGGACGAGGAAGCCCGTATGAATACACCCGGAACGTGTGAGGGGAACTGGGGCTGGCGGTGCACAACGGATATGTTGTCGGACTCAGCCTTTCAATCGCTGCGGAAATTGACGACAATGGAAAATCGATTCACGGAAACTCAAAGAGAATAA
- a CDS encoding FAD-dependent oxidoreductase — protein MFQPVRLLSLLLAALFLLQSPLRAAQTEQQKPLKADVIVYGATPGGFCAALAAAREGAEVILLEPTDHIGGLNTGGLSFSDSNQTVRSTVMGLFDEWHTRIEKDYADRGITLPYKVSVKDQSKWTYEPHVAMRVTRQMLKEAGVKVLPEQRLQSVQKAGTQIKELVTSRGHFAAQVFVDGTYEGDLMAAAGVSWTIGREGKAEYGESLAGKRYPKRKMNINGFAESGKPLPLITTTDAGPEDEGDSLVMVYSFRLCLTDDPDNRVPFPQPKNYDPARFEVVRRYVKSGGRVGWDMYPLPGGKLDGNNSIGGQFSLGLVGACNGWSEADAAGRAAIWEEHKQYTLEFYHFLTTDPVVPEKIRQQYARLGLCKDEFPEYGHFSPALYVREGRRMRGMFVLSQKDILEQPEKEDPIVISSFPIDSHDCQRVALKGGGVINEGTIFPVRRAYPKQGYAYHVPYRSILPKPDECTNLLVPVALSCTHVGISSIRVEPTWMILGQSAGIAAAMTASKNTTVQKLPYPELRARLLERGQVLELPEVPPEPKTVSGIDPKTLPGVVLDDGAAELKGSWSRSTNFKPYIGKGYVHDGKSGNGSASATFRFKVPHTGRYQLLMAYSAHPTRAKQVPVTVSSGTDQATLTVDQTRPLPAGKQFREIGTVRLQGATETTITVSNDQTDGFVILDAIQLLPIAEK, from the coding sequence ATGTTTCAACCGGTTCGTCTACTCTCCCTGTTACTGGCAGCCCTTTTCCTTCTACAAAGTCCGCTCCGTGCAGCGCAAACTGAGCAACAGAAACCGCTAAAGGCTGATGTCATCGTTTACGGGGCAACGCCGGGGGGATTCTGCGCTGCGCTTGCGGCAGCACGCGAGGGGGCCGAAGTGATTCTGCTGGAACCGACCGACCATATCGGGGGCTTGAATACCGGCGGTTTAAGCTTCAGCGATTCGAACCAGACAGTCCGCAGTACGGTCATGGGGCTGTTTGATGAATGGCATACGCGGATTGAAAAAGACTATGCCGACCGGGGGATCACGCTGCCATACAAGGTGAGTGTGAAAGACCAGTCGAAATGGACCTACGAGCCACACGTGGCAATGCGGGTGACGCGACAGATGCTGAAAGAGGCGGGCGTCAAAGTACTGCCGGAACAGCGTCTGCAGTCGGTTCAGAAAGCAGGGACGCAAATCAAAGAACTGGTCACCAGCCGGGGACACTTCGCGGCGCAGGTCTTCGTGGACGGCACATACGAAGGGGATCTGATGGCAGCGGCAGGCGTCAGCTGGACCATCGGACGCGAAGGGAAAGCGGAATATGGTGAGTCCCTGGCGGGTAAACGCTATCCCAAAAGAAAGATGAACATCAATGGATTCGCTGAGAGCGGCAAACCGTTGCCTTTGATCACGACAACCGATGCAGGCCCTGAAGATGAGGGGGATTCCCTTGTCATGGTTTACAGTTTCCGGCTCTGTCTGACGGATGATCCCGACAACCGGGTCCCTTTCCCCCAGCCGAAAAATTACGACCCCGCCCGATTTGAGGTGGTGCGACGCTATGTGAAATCAGGTGGTCGCGTGGGCTGGGATATGTATCCGCTGCCCGGTGGTAAACTGGACGGCAACAATTCGATTGGGGGCCAGTTCTCGCTCGGCCTGGTAGGAGCGTGTAACGGCTGGAGTGAAGCCGACGCAGCAGGGCGGGCCGCGATCTGGGAAGAACATAAGCAGTACACGCTGGAGTTTTATCATTTTCTGACAACGGATCCTGTGGTCCCGGAAAAGATTCGTCAGCAGTATGCTCGGCTGGGGCTCTGCAAAGATGAGTTTCCCGAGTACGGACATTTCTCTCCGGCCCTGTATGTGCGCGAGGGACGACGAATGCGGGGCATGTTTGTGCTGAGCCAGAAAGACATTCTGGAACAGCCCGAAAAAGAGGATCCGATTGTGATCTCGTCCTTCCCGATTGACTCGCATGACTGTCAGCGGGTGGCCCTGAAAGGGGGCGGCGTGATCAATGAGGGGACGATTTTCCCCGTCAGACGCGCGTATCCGAAACAGGGCTATGCGTATCACGTCCCCTATCGTTCGATCCTGCCAAAACCGGATGAATGCACCAACCTGCTGGTGCCGGTGGCTCTCTCCTGTACTCACGTCGGTATCTCTTCGATTCGAGTGGAGCCCACGTGGATGATCCTCGGTCAGAGTGCCGGCATCGCGGCGGCCATGACTGCCAGTAAGAACACGACCGTGCAGAAACTTCCCTACCCGGAACTGCGGGCGAGACTGTTGGAGCGGGGACAGGTACTGGAGTTGCCCGAAGTCCCCCCGGAACCGAAGACCGTGAGCGGCATTGATCCGAAGACACTGCCGGGCGTGGTGCTGGATGATGGTGCCGCGGAACTCAAAGGGAGCTGGAGTCGTTCGACAAATTTCAAACCCTATATCGGCAAGGGTTATGTACACGACGGTAAGTCGGGGAACGGAAGTGCGTCGGCGACTTTCCGCTTCAAAGTCCCCCACACGGGCCGTTATCAGCTGTTGATGGCTTACTCGGCGCATCCGACCCGTGCGAAACAGGTTCCCGTGACCGTATCCAGCGGCACAGACCAAGCGACGCTGACCGTCGATCAGACCAGACCACTGCCGGCGGGGAAACAGTTTCGCGAGATCGGAACAGTCCGGTTGCAGGGCGCTACCGAAACCACGATCACCGTCAGCAACGATCAGACTGACGGCTTCGTGATTCTGGATGCGATCCAGCTGCTGCCGATCGCTGAAAAGTAA
- a CDS encoding methyltransferase domain-containing protein, whose amino-acid sequence MRVICLTLLATVCLHFSPVMAQETATAPPQSVKPGINKSFLDPDLDVDQWIKRFEVESREVFRARDQIVKQLKLKPGDRIADVGTGTGLFVEPFSLAVGEKGWVFALDIVPKFVERVGKISDILDLKNVTPVLCGQDDVRLPPASIDAAFICDVYHHFEYPSRSMASLHKAIVPGGQLILIDFERIPGKSREWTLGHVRAGKETFRKEVEDAGFEFVEEVKIPAFEENYFLRFKRK is encoded by the coding sequence ATGCGTGTTATATGTTTGACTCTGCTCGCCACCGTCTGCCTGCATTTTTCTCCTGTCATGGCCCAGGAGACTGCTACCGCGCCACCACAAAGTGTGAAGCCGGGCATCAACAAGTCATTCCTCGATCCCGATCTGGATGTCGATCAGTGGATTAAACGCTTTGAAGTTGAAAGCCGGGAAGTCTTCCGTGCCCGCGACCAGATTGTGAAACAGCTGAAACTCAAACCCGGCGATCGTATTGCCGACGTCGGGACCGGGACGGGACTGTTCGTGGAACCGTTCTCCCTGGCAGTTGGAGAAAAAGGCTGGGTGTTTGCTTTGGATATTGTCCCCAAATTCGTCGAACGGGTCGGAAAAATCTCAGATATCCTGGATCTGAAGAATGTCACTCCCGTCCTCTGTGGACAGGACGACGTCCGCCTGCCCCCCGCTTCAATTGACGCTGCCTTCATCTGCGATGTCTACCACCATTTCGAATACCCGTCCCGTTCGATGGCCTCCCTGCACAAGGCAATCGTTCCCGGCGGTCAGCTGATTCTGATCGACTTCGAACGCATCCCCGGCAAGTCCCGCGAATGGACGCTGGGCCATGTTCGTGCAGGCAAAGAGACCTTCCGTAAAGAAGTCGAAGATGCTGGGTTCGAATTCGTGGAAGAAGTCAAAATTCCCGCCTTTGAGGAAAACTATTTCCTGCGTTTCAAACGCAAGTAA
- a CDS encoding efflux RND transporter permease subunit yields the protein MNILPEFAIRYRTIVFTIVGLLVIWGIVSFQTMPRREDPEFTIMTCVVTTPWPGVSAEKVEELITDPLEEVLDGIEEVDVLRSTSINGLSTIFVDLYDNVSPAHVDQVWDQVRARVRNVEMPEENITPIVTDDFGDTSVILFAIYQKPLPGQTEIDPHRVYTDRDLDLYSERVRDALRLLDGVAKVQRFGVREEAIYIETDAGTWSQLQLTTGDLKDLISDRNIIEAGGLLDTGDGRFYVKPGGKLDGVNEINTIVADLSSSDKGSNQVYLDDLGLNVRRAYQDPPSLICRYSDPETSQSAVIVAVTMKSGSNIIDICNASKARLEEMQHQTYELPPDLGLVPISDQSESVNNRIHEVIINVIEAVIIVVVVVYLVVGFRTATVMAANIPFVTLIAVGVIMLFGVQLEQMSLASMIISLGLLVDNAVQICDQSRTNQIEGMGPIEASVSGARMLAAPMLNGTLTTIASFVPMVIFFEGGNREFIYSLPVTLSVMLAVSWVLAMTFCVILAAMFIRPPKSKDQPSAPLVRCFYWFKTLFRRKRAADEISWKSENQHYISRVYGTLVSQAIKHKFLTLGVSIGLFFLALKLPVSTEFFPQGERDQFVVGVWLPENVSIEQTNQAARQVEELLRKLSPTTDEAGNQVERLRAMRTLVGGGGSRWYLSWNPESRKANYAEILIRTSDPKLTHDFAQQVRQVALTGDADLGIDPLPGIRVVPMEMMLGPPAAPVALRITGNGFADLHKLREVAGQVEKLIRDQPETWNTHDSWGADGYQLQVNVDADRASLAGVSNAQIASTLNTYYSGKQLTMFREGDYSVPVYFRLIPEGRKTVSTIESAYIEGRNGKVPIKSVAAFEYGWEPAVIERRDMNRTIEVSARVEPGASGNDIVSRIMSSDEFKQIEANLPNGFRIEIGGALEESMQASGMMLKAFGMSFVTILLLLVIQFNSISKSIMIIFTLPLALIGALLGLYLTSNPLGFMPQLGILSLFGIVLNTAIIFMEFADYQIATRSKASNGRGPIVGLTRDEFRDCLAEAGKQRLLPIFLTTATTVGGLLPLALAGGPLWVGMAWLMIVGLLMATLLTLFVIPALYAIIVENFRISPLSVPMEDEPVLKEVPQPLSAV from the coding sequence ATGAACATTCTCCCCGAATTTGCCATCCGCTATCGGACGATTGTCTTTACCATCGTCGGTCTGCTGGTCATCTGGGGCATCGTCTCCTTTCAGACCATGCCCCGCCGCGAAGACCCCGAATTTACCATCATGACCTGCGTCGTCACGACTCCCTGGCCGGGAGTCTCGGCGGAAAAAGTCGAAGAGCTGATTACCGATCCACTCGAAGAGGTCCTGGATGGTATAGAAGAAGTAGACGTTCTGCGTTCGACTTCCATCAACGGGCTGTCGACTATTTTTGTCGATCTGTATGACAACGTCTCCCCCGCACACGTCGATCAGGTCTGGGATCAGGTACGCGCCCGTGTCCGAAACGTGGAGATGCCCGAGGAAAATATCACCCCCATCGTCACCGACGACTTCGGCGACACGAGCGTAATCCTCTTTGCCATCTATCAGAAACCGTTGCCGGGCCAGACAGAGATCGACCCGCACCGCGTATACACCGACCGGGACCTGGATCTCTATTCAGAACGCGTTCGCGATGCCCTCCGACTGCTCGATGGCGTAGCCAAAGTCCAGCGGTTCGGCGTTCGTGAAGAAGCGATCTACATCGAGACCGATGCCGGCACCTGGTCGCAGCTGCAACTGACCACCGGAGACCTTAAAGACCTGATTTCCGACCGCAACATTATTGAAGCAGGAGGCCTGCTCGATACCGGCGATGGACGTTTTTATGTCAAACCGGGCGGGAAACTCGACGGCGTGAATGAAATCAATACGATCGTCGCTGATCTCTCCAGTTCAGACAAAGGTTCCAACCAGGTGTATCTGGATGACCTGGGGCTGAATGTCAGACGTGCTTACCAGGATCCCCCCTCACTGATCTGTCGCTACAGCGATCCGGAGACTTCGCAGTCCGCAGTGATTGTCGCGGTTACCATGAAATCGGGGTCGAATATCATCGATATCTGTAATGCCTCCAAAGCCCGCCTGGAGGAAATGCAACATCAAACATACGAACTCCCCCCAGATCTCGGACTCGTGCCCATCTCCGACCAGTCTGAAAGTGTGAATAACCGCATACACGAAGTGATCATCAATGTCATTGAAGCGGTGATCATAGTGGTCGTGGTCGTCTATCTGGTTGTGGGCTTTCGCACCGCCACCGTCATGGCCGCCAACATCCCCTTTGTGACCCTGATAGCCGTCGGCGTCATCATGCTCTTCGGAGTCCAGCTCGAGCAGATGTCGCTGGCCTCCATGATTATCTCGCTCGGCCTGCTTGTGGATAACGCGGTGCAGATTTGTGATCAGTCGCGCACCAACCAGATCGAAGGCATGGGACCGATTGAAGCCAGCGTCAGCGGAGCCCGCATGTTGGCCGCTCCCATGCTGAATGGAACCCTTACCACTATTGCCTCTTTCGTGCCAATGGTCATCTTCTTTGAAGGAGGCAACCGCGAATTCATCTACAGTCTGCCGGTCACCCTTTCTGTGATGCTGGCCGTCAGCTGGGTTCTGGCGATGACCTTCTGTGTCATCCTGGCAGCCATGTTCATTCGCCCGCCCAAATCCAAAGACCAGCCCAGTGCGCCCCTGGTTCGCTGCTTCTACTGGTTCAAAACGCTCTTCCGCCGCAAACGGGCCGCCGACGAAATCTCCTGGAAATCGGAGAACCAGCATTACATCAGTCGGGTTTACGGGACACTTGTCTCGCAGGCCATTAAACATAAATTTCTCACGCTGGGCGTTTCCATCGGTCTCTTTTTCCTGGCACTCAAACTGCCGGTCAGCACCGAGTTCTTCCCCCAGGGAGAACGGGACCAGTTTGTCGTCGGCGTCTGGCTCCCGGAAAACGTGAGCATCGAACAGACCAACCAGGCCGCCAGGCAGGTTGAAGAACTGCTCCGCAAACTGAGCCCCACCACCGACGAAGCCGGCAATCAGGTCGAACGCCTGCGGGCCATGCGCACCCTGGTTGGAGGCGGCGGCTCTCGCTGGTATCTTTCCTGGAACCCCGAATCGAGGAAAGCCAATTACGCCGAGATCCTGATTCGAACCTCTGATCCGAAACTCACGCACGACTTTGCCCAGCAGGTGCGTCAGGTCGCACTCACCGGCGATGCGGACCTGGGCATCGACCCGCTGCCCGGCATCCGCGTTGTCCCCATGGAGATGATGCTCGGACCGCCGGCGGCCCCTGTGGCCTTGCGGATTACCGGAAATGGCTTCGCAGATCTGCACAAACTCCGCGAGGTCGCCGGCCAGGTGGAGAAGCTGATCCGTGATCAGCCCGAGACCTGGAACACGCATGATTCCTGGGGCGCCGACGGTTACCAGTTGCAGGTCAACGTGGATGCCGACCGCGCCAGTCTGGCAGGAGTCAGTAATGCCCAGATCGCCTCGACCCTGAATACCTACTATTCGGGAAAACAGCTGACCATGTTCCGCGAAGGAGACTATTCGGTTCCCGTCTATTTCCGTCTGATTCCCGAGGGACGCAAAACAGTGTCGACCATCGAATCCGCATACATCGAAGGTCGCAACGGCAAGGTTCCCATCAAATCGGTCGCAGCCTTCGAGTATGGCTGGGAACCCGCAGTCATCGAACGCCGTGATATGAACCGGACCATCGAAGTTTCTGCCCGCGTCGAACCCGGCGCCTCCGGGAACGATATCGTGAGCCGGATCATGTCCTCGGATGAATTCAAACAGATCGAAGCGAATCTGCCTAACGGGTTCCGTATCGAAATTGGCGGCGCACTCGAAGAATCGATGCAGGCTTCCGGCATGATGCTCAAAGCCTTCGGCATGTCTTTTGTGACCATCCTGCTCCTGCTGGTCATTCAATTTAACAGCATTTCGAAGTCGATCATGATCATCTTCACGCTTCCCCTGGCATTGATTGGGGCCTTGCTCGGTCTGTATCTCACCAGTAATCCCCTGGGCTTCATGCCCCAGCTGGGGATTCTGTCTCTGTTCGGCATCGTATTAAATACGGCTATCATTTTCATGGAGTTCGCCGACTACCAGATCGCTACTCGCTCGAAGGCCAGCAACGGGCGCGGCCCCATTGTCGGGCTCACCCGGGACGAATTCCGCGACTGCCTGGCCGAGGCCGGCAAGCAGCGGCTGCTCCCCATCTTCCTGACCACAGCCACCACTGTCGGCGGCCTGCTCCCCCTCGCCCTGGCCGGGGGCCCCTTGTGGGTGGGCATGGCCTGGCTGATGATCGTCGGCCTGTTGATGGCCACCCTGCTGACCCTGTTCGTCATTCCGGCTCTCTACGCCATCATTGTTGAAAACTTCCGCATCAGCCCGCTCAGTGTTCCCATGGAGGATGAGCCCGTTCTCAAGGAGGTGCCTCAACCACTATCTGCCGTTTGA